Proteins encoded by one window of bacterium:
- a CDS encoding sigma-54 dependent transcriptional regulator produces MIQPSQTSPEPVIPAAKTNGTRRTVLLIDNDLALHDLCRTLVTRAGYDFLAARDGSEGLELLRRGKADLVLLDLMLPDRDGYAVYQELTGNAEYAHMRQVPVIMLAAPSAAAGRGKDAAEAGAGLQLQKPFAGPDLLRAIEHAFAAHNHRDRPSSPAGETGRAGRAPLNASFGFESIVGKNQRMREIFERIRKVAKTDANILIYGESGTGKELIARSIHAHSHRAKGPFIAVDCVALPGNLLESELFGYEKGAFTGAVAAKRGLLELAHGGTFFLDEITELNLDLQAKLLRVLQERQFRRLGGKDLIEVDMRVISATNREPFAAVKDRALRHDLYYRLNVIPIALPPLRERKDDIPLLCQSFLEKFAGAGGTKVLEISPDALACLVGYSWPGNVRELQNVMERVASLASGPRLEAADLPGYLRETAQGQSHGEDKAPAAHAADLPLREARQQWVEKFERDYLIELMNRCNGNISRVARKAGVHRMTIYRMLKHYDITLSPRRAQ; encoded by the coding sequence ATGATTCAACCCAGCCAGACTTCACCGGAGCCTGTGATTCCCGCAGCCAAAACCAACGGCACCAGACGCACCGTCCTTTTGATTGACAATGATCTCGCCCTGCATGATCTGTGTCGCACGCTGGTGACGAGGGCCGGCTATGATTTTCTCGCGGCCCGCGACGGCAGCGAAGGTTTGGAACTGCTGCGCCGCGGCAAAGCCGATTTGGTGCTGTTGGACTTGATGTTGCCCGATCGCGACGGCTATGCCGTTTACCAGGAATTGACCGGCAACGCCGAATACGCGCACATGCGGCAAGTGCCGGTGATCATGCTGGCTGCGCCCTCCGCTGCAGCGGGCCGCGGCAAAGACGCTGCGGAAGCGGGTGCGGGCCTGCAGTTGCAGAAACCGTTTGCCGGGCCGGATTTGCTGCGGGCGATCGAACATGCGTTTGCAGCGCACAATCATCGTGACCGGCCGTCAAGCCCGGCCGGGGAAACGGGGCGGGCGGGCCGCGCGCCGCTCAATGCCAGCTTCGGCTTCGAAAGCATCGTCGGCAAAAATCAACGCATGCGCGAAATCTTCGAGCGCATTCGCAAAGTGGCGAAGACCGACGCCAACATTCTGATCTATGGCGAAAGCGGCACCGGCAAGGAGTTGATCGCGCGCAGCATTCACGCGCACAGCCACCGCGCCAAAGGGCCGTTCATCGCGGTGGATTGCGTGGCGCTGCCCGGCAATCTGCTGGAAAGCGAATTATTCGGCTATGAGAAGGGCGCGTTTACCGGCGCAGTAGCGGCGAAGCGCGGCCTGTTGGAGCTGGCACACGGCGGCACTTTCTTTTTGGACGAAATCACCGAACTCAATCTCGATTTGCAGGCCAAGCTGTTGCGCGTGCTGCAGGAGCGCCAATTTCGCCGGTTGGGCGGCAAGGACTTGATCGAAGTCGACATGCGCGTCATCTCCGCGACCAATCGCGAGCCCTTTGCCGCGGTGAAAGACCGCGCCCTGCGGCACGATTTGTACTATCGCCTGAACGTCATCCCGATCGCCTTGCCGCCGCTGCGCGAGCGCAAGGACGACATTCCGCTTCTGTGTCAGAGCTTTCTCGAAAAATTCGCCGGCGCCGGCGGCACCAAAGTGCTGGAGATTTCGCCGGACGCGCTCGCTTGTTTGGTGGGATATTCGTGGCCAGGGAATGTGCGGGAACTGCAAAACGTGATGGAAAGAGTCGCCTCGCTGGCCAGCGGCCCGCGCCTGGAAGCCGCTGATTTGCCGGGCTATCTGCGCGAGACCGCGCAGGGACAGAGCCACGGCGAGGACAAAGCACCGGCAGCGCACGCCGCGGATTTGCCGCTGCGCGAGGCGCGCCAGCAATGGGTGGAAAAATTCGAACGGGACTACCTCATCGAGCTGATGAACCGCTGCAACGGCAACATCAGCCGCGTCGCCCGCAAGGCCGGCGTGCACCGCATGACGATCTATCGCATGCTCAAGCATTACGACATCACGCTCTCGCCGCGCCGGGCGCAATAA
- a CDS encoding protein kinase — protein sequence MLIWFLLFACAGLQAQSKDQQRAQSLYQEALKARNANDRLKLLREALVLDPYAARIEYALGREFYQQSRLDSAVAHFEQVIVLDPALADQAGLRTLLPPAYNALANRHLSKGNLEAGLAAAAAALRHNENFAPALATAAQASFQLNRFTAAAKYGERLVRVQPTARNHYQLGAAYEASQEVAAAAQHYRQALGLDPGLTAARQKLEQLEKAASPVEAVHPQVAPALTPNDKRNQARSQKIAADASTRQPKADLASRRKSESKPQKAVRNRKQPPSVIRDVTYEIGVLRLAKPPLEIIPFLDSVHHRNLQRELAEREQNRGDHWLRLLILALPAGLLWYYLKRRPLSRQAVLADLKHARNCIAAGAGRVVMRMKTALRRSLPRPTPAHALALPGLAEPANLEMAAPHGPTESEDERSSPLPEPVEQRSEPTGKSIMDEQTAAGAAATGFGLQTEILFAEMIAASPGQIDAEEAEQEEKPVVAVAQSLAADETSDGSTPATITTGELTANGATTAAPEPEPLEFLAASSWQKGERADGAQQDTAVSLLHELEEEAPLDIVEPYLSFEHDSAVAAAQALLNGAARQPANAEATAPAAKGNDNGERTTQAPVPPHKISRYVIDREISKGATGRIYKAWDPKLGRAVVLKIVHYGFGASAHEIHVLKDRIYREARAIAKLNHPNIVVVYDIDDEPGFSYIVMEHLEGRDLGQILQNGQRLGSSRALDIVMQVCSALEYAHQAGVFHRDIKPSNIMLLANEEAKVMDFGIAKINDYLSLTQTGRVLGTPSYMAPEQIEGHDTDGRADLFSLGVVLYELLAGKRPFLADTLASLAYKIVHTPHQPLRRENSELPPELDDVLERVLAKQPAARYQTAAAFRQALLQVRRKLA from the coding sequence TTGCTGATATGGTTCCTTCTCTTCGCCTGCGCCGGCCTGCAGGCGCAAAGCAAAGATCAGCAGCGCGCGCAGAGCCTCTATCAAGAAGCGCTCAAAGCCAGAAACGCGAATGATCGTCTCAAGCTGTTGCGCGAGGCGCTGGTGTTGGACCCCTACGCCGCCCGCATCGAATATGCCCTGGGTCGCGAGTTCTATCAGCAATCGCGCCTGGATTCGGCCGTGGCGCATTTCGAACAAGTGATCGTGCTGGATCCAGCGCTCGCCGATCAAGCGGGTTTGCGCACGCTCTTGCCGCCGGCCTACAACGCGCTCGCCAACCGGCATCTCAGCAAAGGCAACCTCGAAGCCGGCCTGGCCGCCGCGGCCGCGGCCCTGCGGCACAACGAAAACTTCGCGCCCGCGCTGGCCACGGCAGCGCAAGCCAGCTTTCAGCTCAATCGCTTCACGGCCGCCGCGAAGTACGGTGAACGCTTGGTGCGGGTGCAGCCCACGGCGCGCAACCACTACCAGCTCGGCGCGGCCTACGAGGCCAGTCAGGAGGTTGCTGCGGCCGCACAGCACTATCGCCAGGCGCTCGGCCTCGATCCCGGCTTGACAGCAGCCAGGCAGAAACTCGAACAATTGGAAAAGGCGGCAAGTCCGGTTGAGGCGGTTCACCCCCAGGTCGCGCCAGCCCTCACTCCCAACGATAAACGTAATCAGGCTCGCAGCCAAAAGATTGCTGCCGATGCAAGCACGCGCCAGCCGAAAGCAGACCTCGCCTCCCGCCGCAAAAGCGAGAGCAAGCCGCAAAAAGCCGTGCGTAACCGCAAACAGCCGCCTTCTGTCATTCGGGACGTGACTTACGAAATCGGCGTTTTGCGACTGGCCAAACCCCCACTGGAGATCATTCCGTTTCTCGACTCGGTGCACCATCGCAATCTGCAGCGTGAACTGGCGGAACGGGAACAAAACCGCGGCGACCACTGGCTCCGACTGTTGATTTTGGCCCTGCCCGCCGGACTGTTGTGGTACTATCTCAAACGCCGGCCGCTCTCCCGGCAGGCAGTCCTTGCCGATCTCAAACACGCGCGCAACTGTATCGCAGCAGGAGCCGGCCGGGTTGTCATGCGGATGAAGACGGCGCTGCGCCGCAGCCTTCCTCGGCCCACGCCCGCGCATGCTTTGGCTTTGCCGGGGCTGGCCGAACCGGCGAACCTCGAAATGGCCGCGCCGCACGGCCCCACGGAAAGTGAAGACGAAAGATCCTCACCGCTGCCCGAACCCGTCGAGCAGCGCAGTGAACCAACCGGAAAGAGTATCATGGACGAGCAAACAGCGGCGGGAGCAGCCGCCACCGGCTTTGGCCTGCAAACCGAAATCCTCTTTGCCGAGATGATTGCGGCCTCGCCCGGCCAGATTGATGCAGAAGAAGCCGAGCAGGAGGAAAAACCGGTCGTCGCCGTCGCGCAGTCGCTGGCTGCGGACGAAACATCAGACGGGAGCACGCCTGCCACAATTACCACCGGAGAACTTACCGCCAACGGCGCGACGACCGCAGCGCCGGAGCCTGAGCCTCTCGAGTTTCTCGCTGCTTCCTCCTGGCAAAAAGGGGAGCGTGCGGATGGCGCCCAACAGGACACCGCCGTGTCGCTGCTGCATGAGCTGGAGGAAGAGGCCCCGCTCGATATTGTCGAGCCGTATCTCAGCTTCGAGCATGACAGCGCGGTGGCCGCCGCCCAGGCGCTGCTCAACGGCGCGGCACGGCAGCCGGCCAATGCCGAAGCGACCGCACCGGCGGCAAAGGGGAATGACAACGGTGAGCGCACCACTCAGGCGCCGGTGCCGCCGCACAAGATCAGCCGCTACGTCATCGATCGGGAAATTTCGAAAGGCGCGACCGGCCGCATCTACAAAGCGTGGGATCCCAAACTCGGCCGCGCCGTGGTGCTGAAGATCGTGCACTACGGTTTTGGCGCCTCCGCGCACGAGATTCATGTTTTGAAGGACCGCATCTACCGGGAAGCGCGCGCCATCGCGAAGCTCAATCATCCCAACATCGTGGTGGTATATGACATCGACGACGAGCCGGGATTCTCCTACATCGTGATGGAGCATCTCGAAGGCCGGGATCTCGGGCAAATTCTGCAGAACGGCCAGCGCCTAGGCAGCAGCCGCGCGCTGGATATCGTCATGCAAGTTTGCAGCGCGCTGGAGTATGCCCACCAAGCCGGCGTATTTCACCGCGACATCAAGCCCTCCAACATCATGCTGCTCGCCAATGAAGAAGCCAAGGTGATGGATTTCGGCATCGCCAAGATCAACGACTATCTCTCCCTCACGCAGACCGGCCGCGTGCTGGGCACCCCCAGTTACATGGCGCCGGAACAAATCGAAGGGCACGACACCGATGGTCGCGCTGATCTGTTTTCACTCGGGGTGGTGTTGTATGAATTGCTGGCCGGCAAGCGCCCCTTCCTGGCGGATACGCTGGCGTCGCTGGCTTACAAGATCGTGCACACGCCGCATCAGCCATTGCGCCGGGAGAACAGTGAATTGCCGCCGGAATTGGATGACGTGCTCGAGCGCGTACTGGCTAAGCAACCGGCGGCGCGTTATCAAACTGCCGCGGCGTTTCGCCAGGCGTTGCTGCAGGTGCGCCGCAAGCTGGCGTGA
- a CDS encoding putative Ig domain-containing protein, with the protein MQKRMASTKTPWFWRFVFLPSNGSHSLSASESRRQPASCPAFLIVLLLAGAATPSLKAQQNLPIVMVAGRQHVSAVAALPTAGAVIAWRDERSSPAALYAQRLNEKWHPLWAANGLQVSSSSSKVEAYSGIVPGDGSGDLILAWQSSQDDDGDIYAQRLNPQGVRQWGENGIIVYQGSREQGLPIVVSDGGGGALVIWQDERQGGKDIYAQRLAANGAKLWPETGVAIGQTRREQILGDAAATPDGGFVVAWSDERYNPYRVFVQRVDNSGRNVWGTGALVANPVRHQRAPRLAVVPGAAQDFTVRVAWLEGRLLSSPNVQVQSLNANGATLWSSAVTAGRTSADQSATQLLASMDGSVLLVWQDGRNDPADIYGQRVAASGSLLWTNEGLAIARVTKSQTLPRLASDGAGGLICAWLDDRSGANVAVQRITPEGKAAWTANGVLIKAEDGKATQPAIAAMSAGGVLVSWTDSRKGNEDVFAQPVTAAGVAENIVPLITSTPVTAARVGSLYDYHVTATDFDSETAPEVRLQAGPAWLRLETGTQTLSGTPAAADTGKSTVTILVVDEAGGSAAQTYQLHVAADPSVPRIISKPDTVAREDQKYVYQIQVAAAASDPGLRYELKTDASWLALSAQGELSGVPRNEHVGTYAVTLTVTNSQNKSDQQAFKLRVENTNDAPALTSGSPPAAIEDSVYQFHFEARDPDVGDTLTFTAPLKPAWLQLSARGELTGTPRRAHLNDTLITVVVADRAGARDQQTYAIPIRHVNHPPRITSTPPATALEDALWQYQITASDSDANESLSFVALQIPGWLSLNSSTGLLQGTPANEHVGDHSVQMQVRDKAGASDQQSFSVRVINTNDPPVFTSRPDTIALVDSLYRYTVSVQEIDAGDRVQIAATAKPAWLIWENANSELRGVPSAGDTGSVSVTLQASDQAGGIATQQFRIKVFSLAAPDQNAPAAPQNLTVLPSQWSRATQITVRWQNPFDPSQISGAYYRFGAAPTHDSDGSFVAAPQVQELRLPITLEGRVPVYIWLVDGRGNVDYRNNARAEYRHDLTPPSSASELRLITENGSTWTKADSLAFTWQPASDQLSGVAAYEFRLNSEPILKLPSNVTRLVQSSLLSEGTQRWQVTPLDSAGNRGPVAFASFGVDRTKPNLAHVPVDTAVSGQPLLLRATANDALSGVAGLRVWQRSAGAATFVSQAMIRESNEFVVTIGGEALRSAGLEYFLEAADSAGNVALSAPSATLPWHAVVTRSSQIAAPYPTQAGYYQIVALPYRLTAPAVEAALADDFGAYDPVRWRLFAYDPAQGNVEFGNFDFRNLEPGKGYWLITATGRNYTLGESYSLTTGEDFLLTLQPGWNLIGSPWDFPIDWSAVQKPAGVEAQLWAFDGRQYLAAGNEMQPWQGYFSNNLTAQPQTLRLHRRSAVNLTKAARSSLYQPAGSVTWWLQLRVSDGEFHDDQNWLGVAPNAEQEWDALDLSEPPAALGNFVSLRFNRHHWQMFGGDYAADFRPPSEGVQSWPFEIATSAAGKTLQLSLLAAAEFPENWQVLLTDENGEMVHQFDLATGARLALRSSSSVRRLILWAGPAAEMADAGLITPTGFALAPGYPNPARLRSGQNAVSVIRFNLPAAAPVTLEIFDVLGRKIRALATGRHFAAGPHELVWDGRDQAGGEVAVGVYIYRLGTPQFTASQKVIVIK; encoded by the coding sequence ATGCAAAAAAGGATGGCAAGCACGAAGACTCCCTGGTTTTGGAGATTTGTTTTTCTTCCCTCGAACGGCAGTCATTCCCTGTCCGCCAGTGAAAGCCGCCGGCAGCCGGCCTCCTGTCCCGCCTTTCTTATCGTGCTGTTGCTCGCCGGCGCTGCCACGCCTTCGCTCAAAGCCCAACAGAATCTTCCCATCGTCATGGTCGCCGGGCGGCAACACGTTTCGGCGGTGGCCGCGCTGCCCACTGCCGGCGCCGTGATTGCCTGGCGGGATGAACGCAGCAGCCCGGCCGCGTTGTATGCGCAACGCTTGAATGAGAAATGGCATCCGCTGTGGGCGGCCAACGGCCTGCAAGTTTCCAGCTCTTCCAGCAAGGTGGAGGCTTATTCCGGCATCGTGCCGGGTGATGGCAGTGGCGATCTCATCCTCGCCTGGCAAAGCAGCCAGGATGATGACGGCGACATCTACGCGCAACGGTTGAATCCCCAGGGCGTGCGGCAATGGGGGGAAAATGGCATCATCGTCTACCAAGGCAGCCGCGAGCAGGGTCTGCCAATCGTGGTCAGCGATGGCGGCGGCGGCGCTCTTGTCATCTGGCAGGATGAGCGCCAGGGCGGCAAAGACATCTATGCCCAGCGTCTCGCTGCCAACGGCGCGAAACTCTGGCCTGAAACCGGAGTTGCCATTGGGCAAACGCGGCGCGAGCAGATTTTGGGAGACGCAGCAGCAACGCCTGACGGCGGCTTCGTCGTGGCGTGGAGTGATGAAAGGTACAACCCCTATCGCGTCTTTGTTCAGCGCGTCGACAACAGCGGACGGAATGTCTGGGGCACTGGCGCGCTGGTCGCCAATCCGGTTCGTCACCAGCGCGCGCCCCGGCTGGCAGTCGTTCCCGGCGCGGCACAGGATTTCACCGTGCGCGTGGCCTGGCTGGAAGGCAGGCTGTTGAGCTCACCCAATGTACAAGTGCAAAGCCTGAACGCCAATGGCGCCACGTTGTGGAGCAGCGCGGTGACAGCCGGCCGTACCAGCGCCGACCAGTCCGCGACGCAACTGCTGGCAAGCATGGACGGCAGCGTGCTGTTGGTTTGGCAGGATGGCCGCAACGATCCGGCGGATATCTATGGACAACGTGTGGCCGCCAGCGGCAGCTTGCTCTGGACCAATGAAGGGCTGGCCATCGCGCGCGTGACCAAATCACAAACGCTTCCCCGCCTCGCCAGCGATGGCGCCGGTGGCTTGATCTGCGCCTGGCTCGATGACCGCAGCGGCGCGAATGTCGCAGTGCAGCGCATCACGCCGGAGGGCAAAGCCGCCTGGACTGCCAATGGTGTGCTGATCAAAGCTGAAGACGGCAAGGCAACTCAGCCGGCCATTGCGGCAATGTCAGCAGGTGGCGTGTTGGTTTCATGGACGGATTCGCGCAAGGGCAATGAGGACGTTTTTGCGCAACCCGTTACTGCTGCCGGCGTGGCGGAAAACATTGTTCCGCTGATAACTTCCACCCCGGTTACCGCAGCGCGGGTGGGCAGTCTTTACGATTATCATGTGACTGCCACGGATTTTGATTCAGAGACTGCGCCGGAAGTGCGGCTGCAAGCCGGGCCGGCGTGGCTGCGCCTGGAAACCGGCACGCAAACACTCTCCGGCACGCCGGCAGCAGCGGACACGGGCAAGAGCACCGTGACGATTCTGGTTGTCGATGAAGCCGGCGGCAGCGCCGCGCAAACGTATCAGTTGCATGTGGCCGCGGATCCCAGTGTGCCGCGCATCATTTCCAAGCCTGATACCGTGGCGCGCGAGGATCAAAAATACGTTTATCAAATCCAGGTTGCCGCGGCGGCCAGCGATCCGGGCTTGCGTTATGAGTTGAAAACCGACGCTAGCTGGCTGGCGCTGTCGGCGCAGGGTGAGCTTTCCGGCGTGCCGCGCAACGAGCACGTCGGCACTTATGCCGTCACGCTCACGGTCACCAATTCGCAAAACAAATCCGACCAGCAGGCTTTCAAGCTGCGCGTGGAAAACACCAATGACGCGCCTGCCCTCACCAGCGGTTCGCCGCCGGCAGCGATCGAAGACTCGGTTTACCAGTTTCACTTCGAAGCCCGCGACCCGGACGTGGGCGATACGCTCACGTTCACCGCTCCGCTCAAACCGGCCTGGCTGCAACTGAGCGCCCGCGGCGAGTTGACCGGCACACCCCGGCGCGCCCATCTGAACGATACTCTGATCACCGTTGTGGTCGCCGATCGTGCCGGCGCGCGCGATCAACAGACGTATGCAATTCCAATCCGCCACGTCAATCATCCGCCCCGCATCACTTCGACACCGCCGGCCACCGCGCTCGAAGATGCCCTTTGGCAATATCAAATCACTGCCTCCGACAGCGATGCCAACGAGAGTCTGAGCTTTGTTGCCCTTCAGATCCCAGGCTGGCTCTCCTTGAATTCCAGCACCGGCTTGCTGCAGGGCACGCCCGCCAACGAACACGTCGGCGATCACAGCGTGCAGATGCAAGTGCGGGACAAAGCCGGCGCCAGCGATCAACAGAGCTTCAGCGTGCGCGTGATCAACACCAATGATCCGCCTGTTTTCACGAGCCGGCCCGACACGATCGCGCTGGTCGATTCCCTGTACCGCTACACGGTTTCCGTGCAGGAAATCGACGCCGGTGATCGCGTACAAATCGCCGCGACGGCCAAGCCGGCCTGGCTCATCTGGGAGAATGCCAACAGCGAGCTGCGCGGCGTGCCCAGCGCGGGTGACACCGGCAGCGTGAGCGTCACGCTGCAGGCAAGTGATCAGGCCGGCGGCATTGCCACGCAGCAGTTTCGCATCAAAGTATTCAGCCTGGCTGCGCCGGACCAGAACGCGCCGGCAGCGCCGCAAAACCTGACCGTGCTGCCCAGCCAGTGGAGCCGCGCCACGCAAATCACCGTGCGTTGGCAGAATCCCTTTGATCCGAGCCAGATCAGCGGCGCGTATTATCGGTTTGGCGCGGCGCCAACTCACGACAGCGACGGTTCATTCGTCGCGGCGCCGCAGGTGCAGGAACTGCGGCTGCCGATCACGCTCGAGGGCCGGGTGCCGGTTTACATTTGGCTGGTGGATGGCCGCGGCAACGTCGATTACCGCAACAACGCGCGGGCCGAATATCGCCACGACCTGACGCCGCCTTCTTCAGCCAGTGAGCTGCGTTTGATCACGGAGAACGGCAGCACTTGGACGAAAGCCGACTCTCTGGCCTTCACCTGGCAGCCGGCCAGCGACCAGCTCAGCGGCGTGGCAGCCTATGAATTCCGGCTCAACAGCGAACCCATTCTCAAGCTGCCGAGCAACGTCACCCGGCTGGTGCAAAGCTCACTGCTCAGCGAGGGCACTCAGCGCTGGCAGGTGACCCCGCTCGACAGCGCCGGCAACCGCGGACCAGTGGCTTTTGCCTCGTTTGGCGTCGATCGCACCAAGCCCAATCTGGCGCACGTGCCGGTTGACACGGCCGTGAGCGGCCAGCCGCTGTTGCTGCGCGCGACTGCCAACGACGCACTGTCCGGCGTCGCAGGCTTGCGCGTGTGGCAGCGCAGCGCCGGCGCCGCCACTTTTGTGTCCCAGGCGATGATTCGTGAGAGCAATGAATTCGTCGTCACGATCGGCGGTGAGGCTTTGCGTTCGGCCGGCTTGGAATATTTCCTCGAGGCGGCCGATTCCGCCGGCAACGTGGCGCTTTCCGCGCCCAGCGCCACGCTCCCCTGGCACGCGGTGGTGACGCGCAGCAGTCAAATCGCCGCGCCTTATCCGACGCAAGCCGGCTACTATCAAATCGTGGCTCTGCCCTATCGCTTGACCGCTCCGGCGGTGGAGGCCGCGCTCGCAGATGATTTCGGCGCGTATGATCCGGTGCGCTGGCGCTTGTTTGCTTATGATCCGGCGCAGGGCAATGTCGAATTCGGCAATTTCGATTTTCGCAATCTCGAGCCCGGCAAAGGTTACTGGCTGATCACGGCAACCGGCCGGAATTACACTCTTGGCGAGAGCTATTCCCTCACCACCGGCGAGGATTTTCTCCTGACCTTGCAGCCCGGCTGGAATCTCATCGGCTCGCCGTGGGATTTTCCCATTGATTGGAGTGCGGTGCAAAAGCCCGCCGGCGTGGAAGCGCAACTCTGGGCATTTGACGGCCGGCAATACCTCGCCGCCGGCAATGAGATGCAGCCCTGGCAGGGCTACTTCAGCAACAATCTCACGGCGCAACCGCAGACCCTGCGGCTGCATCGGCGCAGCGCTGTAAATTTGACGAAAGCGGCGCGGTCGAGCCTTTATCAGCCTGCCGGCAGCGTCACGTGGTGGTTGCAGTTGCGGGTGAGTGATGGCGAATTTCATGACGACCAAAACTGGCTGGGCGTGGCGCCGAATGCAGAGCAAGAATGGGACGCGCTCGATTTGAGCGAGCCGCCGGCGGCGTTGGGCAACTTTGTGTCGCTGCGTTTCAATCGCCATCATTGGCAGATGTTCGGCGGTGACTATGCTGCCGACTTCCGGCCGCCGTCTGAGGGCGTGCAGAGTTGGCCGTTTGAAATCGCCACCAGCGCCGCGGGCAAGACCTTGCAGCTTTCATTGTTGGCCGCGGCTGAGTTTCCGGAAAACTGGCAGGTGCTGCTCACGGACGAGAACGGTGAAATGGTGCACCAATTCGATTTGGCCACCGGTGCCCGCCTGGCCTTGCGCAGCAGCAGCAGTGTGCGGCGATTGATCTTGTGGGCCGGGCCTGCTGCCGAGATGGCTGATGCCGGGCTGATCACGCCAACCGGCTTCGCGCTGGCGCCGGGCTATCCCAATCCGGCGCGGCTGCGCAGCGGGCAAAATGCCGTGAGTGTAATTCGTTTCAACCTGCCGGCGGCGGCGCCGGTCACGCTGGAAATCTTCGATGTGTTGGGCCGCAAGATTCGCGCATTGGCAACCGGCAGGCATTTTGCAGCCGGTCCGCATGAGTTGGTGTGGGATGGCAGGGATCAGGCGGGGGGTGAGGTGGCGGTGGGAGTATACATTTATCGTTTGGGGACTCCCCAATTCACCGCAAGTCAAAAAGTGATCGTGATCAAGTGA